A stretch of Borrelia turcica IST7 DNA encodes these proteins:
- a CDS encoding S41 family peptidase, producing the protein MKKKFLIFVCFLLALSMSSLVVVESIFAQSDSSRGKLSASNYGHMMTEAFDFIKRNYVEPVDDEAVFEGALKGMFQALDDPYSQYLTKKDLEEISKTTEGNYVGIGVTITKKDSTKGSNLEPNSYVKILTPFEEGPAYKAGIRSGDYITAVDGKSASAMTVEQVVELLRGKEGTKVKVSILRGKDLKLEFELIREKLDIQTIKYDVIKEDVGYIRIVSFNPNTNSYFRKALEKLKSHNIKSLILDLRLNTGGFLKDAIKIADDILTEGIIVSTRTRDAKAPFEYKANSECLVPLDMKIVALIDKHSASASEVLVGALKDHKRAYVIGEKSYGKGVIQNVIPFHTGGFKITNSKYYTPSGQSIHNIGIKPDLEIVSKDFSEEEVLAYKEIFDKDLIGHFLKDRKTITETEIDNFIDNLVKGHANYNVDKDFLGQYVLTKFYQDTNQEAPIYNLHYDKALRASYEYLLNETKN; encoded by the coding sequence ATGAAAAAGAAATTTTTAATATTTGTATGCTTTTTATTAGCACTCAGTATGAGTTCTTTAGTTGTTGTAGAGTCTATCTTTGCACAATCAGATTCTTCTAGAGGTAAATTATCTGCGTCAAATTATGGTCATATGATGACAGAAGCTTTTGATTTTATTAAGAGAAATTATGTTGAACCTGTTGATGATGAGGCTGTTTTTGAAGGGGCTTTGAAGGGTATGTTTCAGGCTTTGGATGATCCATATTCTCAATATTTAACAAAAAAAGATTTAGAGGAGATATCAAAAACCACAGAGGGGAATTATGTTGGAATTGGGGTTACTATTACCAAAAAAGATTCTACTAAGGGATCTAATCTTGAACCTAATTCTTATGTGAAAATTCTTACTCCTTTTGAGGAAGGGCCTGCATATAAGGCTGGAATAAGGTCGGGTGATTACATTACAGCCGTTGATGGTAAGAGTGCTTCTGCAATGACAGTAGAACAAGTTGTTGAGCTTTTGAGGGGAAAAGAAGGTACAAAAGTTAAAGTTTCTATTCTAAGAGGTAAAGATTTAAAATTGGAATTTGAACTTATAAGAGAAAAATTAGATATACAGACTATTAAATATGATGTTATTAAGGAAGACGTTGGGTATATTAGGATAGTAAGTTTTAATCCAAATACTAATAGTTACTTTAGAAAAGCTTTAGAAAAACTTAAATCTCACAATATTAAATCTTTGATTTTAGATTTAAGACTTAATACCGGAGGTTTTCTAAAGGACGCAATAAAGATAGCCGATGATATTTTGACTGAGGGAATTATTGTTTCAACAAGGACAAGGGATGCTAAAGCTCCTTTTGAATATAAGGCTAATTCTGAATGTTTGGTACCTTTGGACATGAAAATTGTTGCTTTAATTGATAAGCATTCAGCATCAGCATCCGAAGTTTTAGTGGGAGCCTTAAAAGATCATAAGAGGGCTTATGTTATAGGTGAGAAGTCTTATGGCAAAGGAGTAATACAAAATGTAATCCCTTTCCATACAGGAGGCTTTAAGATTACTAATTCAAAGTACTATACTCCATCTGGTCAAAGTATACATAATATTGGGATTAAACCTGATTTAGAGATTGTTTCGAAAGATTTTTCTGAGGAAGAAGTCTTAGCTTATAAAGAAATTTTTGACAAGGATTTAATAGGACATTTTTTAAAGGATAGAAAAACTATTACTGAAACTGAAATAGATAATTTTATTGATAACCTTGTTAAAGGACATGCTAATTATAATGTAGATAAGGACTTTTTAGGTCAGTATGTACTTACTAAATTTTATCAAGACACAAATCAAGAAGCACCGATTTATAATTTACATTATGATAAGGCCTTAAGAGCTTCTTATGAGTATCTTTTAAATGAAACTAAAAATTAA
- a CDS encoding MinD/ParA family protein, with translation MVIIPVASGKGGVGKSLFSTNVAICLANEGKKVLLIDLDLGGSNLHSMLNIIPKKSIGTFLKTKIPFKNIIIESGIKNLSFIAGDSDIPELANIATFQKRRIINNLKSLTYDYLIIDLGAGTTFNTIDFFLMSNRGVIVTIPTVTATMNAYLFLKNTIFRLISKIFTKDTKGHKIISEIKKDSNDLQKIYIPNLLLKIENQDPENYEKFMAIFSRFSPFIVFNMLRTPDDIQKTEKILKSAKDYLNINLQSIGSIYKDEIIDIALNHKIPITIYKPTSLTSKSIKKIASKLIELETLINDAELLSEEDIHESYDFVLKEAQDEYLEKSEYLESLLLNKTIDNNEIIDIIKSQQREIATLRKQNMMFKKKLFKQLKED, from the coding sequence TTGGTTATCATTCCTGTAGCTAGCGGAAAGGGAGGAGTTGGCAAGTCTCTTTTTTCAACTAATGTTGCAATTTGTCTTGCAAATGAAGGAAAAAAAGTATTGCTTATTGACCTTGATCTTGGAGGTTCCAACCTACATTCCATGCTAAATATCATACCTAAGAAGAGCATTGGAACTTTCCTTAAAACAAAAATTCCCTTCAAAAATATAATAATTGAATCTGGAATTAAAAATTTAAGTTTTATTGCAGGGGACTCTGACATTCCAGAGCTTGCAAATATAGCTACCTTTCAAAAGAGAAGAATAATTAACAACTTAAAATCCCTCACTTATGACTATTTAATAATTGACCTTGGTGCTGGGACAACATTTAATACAATAGATTTCTTTTTAATGTCAAATCGTGGAGTCATAGTAACAATCCCAACAGTAACAGCAACAATGAATGCCTATTTATTCTTAAAAAATACAATCTTTAGGCTTATATCAAAAATATTTACAAAAGACACAAAAGGACACAAAATAATCTCTGAGATAAAAAAAGACTCTAACGATTTACAAAAAATATATATACCCAATCTATTACTTAAAATTGAAAATCAAGACCCTGAAAATTACGAAAAATTCATGGCAATTTTCTCACGATTTAGTCCTTTCATAGTCTTTAATATGTTAAGAACACCTGATGACATTCAAAAAACAGAAAAAATACTAAAATCCGCAAAGGATTATCTAAATATAAATTTACAAAGCATAGGTTCAATTTATAAAGATGAGATTATTGACATAGCACTAAACCATAAAATCCCAATAACAATCTATAAACCTACAAGTTTAACTTCTAAAAGCATTAAAAAAATAGCAAGCAAATTAATTGAACTTGAAACTTTAATAAATGATGCAGAACTCTTAAGTGAGGAAGATATACACGAAAGCTATGATTTTGTACTCAAAGAAGCACAAGACGAATACTTGGAAAAATCTGAATATCTTGAATCATTGCTATTAAACAAAACAATAGACAATAATGAAATTATTGATATAATAAAATCCCAACAAAGAGAAATTGCAACATTGAGAAAACAAAACATGATGTTTAAAAAAAAGTTATTTAAACAATTAAAAGAAGATTAA
- a CDS encoding 16S rRNA (uracil(1498)-N(3))-methyltransferase yields the protein MKQIVLNDDCLFGNDIIINDIKIYHYLIDVRRFKVGDALNVLVKGKEIRFAKILSIDNKIIRLSTLKIEKIKKRDFEISMFISNLKGRKLDLCLRQIVEIGVDHINIVNGDNSVSKIDMNDLSFKRSRFAKIIDEALKQSGNIHVPDINFYKNFFSIPYSSSVHYYVAHQEGGLLSCGDSISPLNKIGILIGPEGCFSMAEINLFKDLGFKFVKFNTSILRAETAIVYSLICFKLLLEGNNG from the coding sequence GTGAAACAAATAGTCTTAAACGATGACTGTTTATTTGGGAATGATATCATTATTAATGATATTAAGATTTATCATTATCTTATTGATGTGAGACGGTTTAAGGTAGGAGATGCATTAAATGTTTTGGTGAAGGGAAAAGAAATAAGGTTTGCTAAAATTTTAAGCATTGATAATAAGATTATTAGGCTTTCTACTCTTAAGATAGAGAAAATAAAAAAGAGGGATTTTGAAATAAGCATGTTTATATCTAATCTTAAAGGTAGAAAATTAGACTTATGTTTAAGGCAAATCGTTGAGATTGGAGTAGATCATATAAACATTGTTAATGGCGATAATTCTGTTTCTAAGATAGATATGAATGATTTAAGTTTTAAAAGATCTAGATTTGCAAAGATAATTGATGAAGCTTTAAAGCAGAGTGGTAATATACATGTTCCTGATATTAATTTTTACAAAAATTTTTTTAGTATTCCTTATTCATCTTCTGTTCATTATTATGTTGCCCATCAAGAGGGTGGTTTATTAAGTTGTGGTGATAGTATAAGTCCTTTAAATAAAATTGGGATTTTAATAGGTCCTGAGGGTTGTTTTTCAATGGCAGAAATTAATTTATTTAAGGATTTGGGTTTTAAGTTCGTGAAGTTTAATACTTCAATTTTGAGGGCAGAAACAGCTATTGTTTATTCACTTATTTGTTTTAAATTGTTATTAGAGGGTAATAATGGCTAA
- the lgt gene encoding prolipoprotein diacylglyceryl transferase gives MPNYINYPTWLHPEIIKGIPITWYSLSYIIIIMICYKFIWYQIKLDKIDIKRSDYEKMMFSLVMGAIIGGRLASTLIYDKSGLYYTHPWLIFLPFDKHWNFTGFRGMAIHGGFFGVIITLLIIINTKLKNTNVRKYFIKMTDYGAIAFSSGYILGRLANFANAELYGRPMKGGIIFPNAVPFRTSDKGVKEFAESIGLELSPHDLFVNLPRIPSQLIEGFFEGTVSFLLLWFVFRKIKKYDGFIFGVYIILYSFFRFLIEYLREPDKEIGFVITYSQPESLLDFSFLNISMGQVLSLILMLSGIIWLLWAKMRSEKLNK, from the coding sequence ATGCCGAATTACATAAATTACCCTACCTGGTTACATCCTGAAATAATTAAAGGCATTCCAATCACATGGTATAGCCTTTCCTACATTATAATAATCATGATTTGCTATAAATTCATTTGGTACCAAATAAAACTTGACAAAATTGATATTAAAAGAAGTGATTATGAAAAAATGATGTTCTCACTTGTTATGGGGGCAATAATCGGTGGTAGGTTGGCATCTACATTAATTTATGACAAAAGTGGTCTTTATTATACACACCCTTGGTTAATCTTTCTACCATTTGACAAACACTGGAACTTCACAGGTTTTAGAGGGATGGCAATACACGGAGGTTTTTTTGGAGTAATTATTACACTATTAATAATAATTAATACCAAGCTTAAGAATACAAATGTGAGAAAGTACTTTATAAAGATGACAGATTACGGAGCGATAGCTTTTTCTTCAGGATACATACTAGGAAGACTTGCTAATTTTGCAAATGCAGAGCTTTATGGAAGACCAATGAAAGGAGGAATAATATTCCCAAACGCAGTGCCTTTTAGAACAAGCGATAAGGGAGTAAAAGAATTTGCAGAATCAATTGGACTTGAACTATCACCTCATGATTTATTTGTTAATCTACCAAGGATTCCATCACAACTCATTGAAGGATTCTTTGAAGGGACTGTATCTTTTTTATTACTATGGTTTGTCTTTAGAAAAATAAAAAAATATGATGGTTTTATTTTTGGAGTATACATAATTCTTTATAGTTTCTTTAGATTCTTAATTGAATACTTAAGGGAACCAGATAAAGAAATAGGATTTGTTATCACCTATAGCCAGCCTGAGAGTCTACTCGACTTCTCTTTTTTAAACATATCAATGGGACAAGTGCTCTCTTTAATTTTAATGCTATCAGGAATAATTTGGCTTTTATGGGCCAAGATGAGATCAGAAAAATTAAATAAATAA